The following are encoded together in the Janthinobacterium sp. Marseille genome:
- the map gene encoding type I methionyl aminopeptidase: MGNISIKTAEDIQGMRVAGRLGSEVLDYITPFVKPGVTTGELDRLCHEYMVNVQGTIPAPLNYCPPGYTPYPKAICTSVNDVICHGIPGDKVLKNGDVVNLDITVIKDGYHGDTSRMFFIGEPSILARRLTQITFECMWLGIAKIKPGAHLGDIGYVIQQHAEKAGYSVVREFCGHGIGKVFHEEPQVLHYGRPGTLEKLEAGMIFTVEPMINAGRREIREMGDGWTIKTKDRSLSAQWEHTVLVTETGYEILTQSAGTPPPPEFIVPPAVTPQAINA, encoded by the coding sequence ATGGGCAATATTTCAATTAAAACTGCAGAAGACATACAAGGCATGCGCGTTGCGGGCCGCCTCGGCTCCGAAGTCCTTGATTACATTACACCTTTCGTCAAACCAGGCGTCACTACCGGAGAGCTGGACCGCCTGTGCCACGAATACATGGTTAATGTACAAGGCACCATCCCGGCCCCGCTGAACTACTGTCCGCCTGGCTATACACCTTACCCTAAAGCCATCTGCACCTCGGTCAACGACGTCATCTGCCACGGCATCCCGGGCGATAAAGTCTTGAAAAACGGCGATGTTGTCAATTTGGACATTACCGTCATCAAGGATGGTTACCACGGCGATACCAGCCGCATGTTCTTTATCGGCGAACCATCCATCCTGGCGCGTCGCCTGACCCAGATCACCTTTGAATGCATGTGGCTGGGCATTGCGAAGATCAAACCCGGCGCGCATTTGGGCGATATCGGCTATGTCATCCAGCAGCATGCGGAAAAAGCCGGCTACAGCGTGGTACGTGAATTCTGCGGCCACGGCATCGGCAAAGTCTTCCATGAAGAACCGCAAGTGCTGCACTATGGCCGTCCCGGCACTCTGGAAAAGCTCGAAGCAGGCATGATCTTTACGGTTGAACCGATGATCAATGCCGGTCGTCGTGAAATCCGTGAAATGGGTGATGGCTGGACCATCAAAACCAAGGATCGCAGCCTGTCCGCCCAATGGGAACATACCGTGCTGGTGACAGAAACCGGTTACGAAATCCTGACCCAGTCGGCTGGCACCCCGCCGCCGCCGGAATTCATCGTGCCACCCGCCGTCACTCCACAAGCCATCAACGCCTGA